In Candidatus Aminicenantes bacterium, a single genomic region encodes these proteins:
- a CDS encoding hemolysin family protein, which produces MSLVPVLLFAACMLASAFFAASETAFISSNPYTLEYLEKQGSHKAGLVRRILARLDDLITALLIGNTLVNAAAASLATYIISTLLPGNPRVVLLATAATTILLLFFSEINPKIYAAYNPHKLAFLFARPVRGVMILFAPLIKVFTFVSSLLFRKSRERSPSLNRTITEDETKIFLTTGVQGMSAFRKKMISEILDLASRPIRDIMTPRPRIKALDISAPQDQVLESILSEEFSRFPVYRGRLDHIEGLIHTKDIIPYLIRREPIDLSRFLRKPFYIPESASVESALVQMRENAVHLAFVIDEFGNMEGLVTMEDLIEEIVGDIQDEYDVKEEEGWAPQPDGGWMIKGAATVKDLNERLDLRLPESADYATLAGFFLLEFGRIPREKDALDYRGRRFTVERMAKRHISLIRVEPRPAGAAGSRP; this is translated from the coding sequence ATGTCGCTCGTCCCGGTCCTCCTGTTCGCCGCCTGCATGCTGGCGAGCGCCTTTTTCGCCGCCTCCGAGACGGCCTTCATTTCCTCCAACCCCTACACCCTTGAGTACCTGGAAAAGCAAGGCTCGCATAAGGCCGGACTGGTCCGCCGCATCCTAGCCCGCCTGGACGACCTGATCACCGCCCTGCTCATCGGCAACACCCTGGTCAACGCGGCCGCAGCCTCGCTGGCCACCTATATCATCTCGACCCTCCTGCCGGGCAACCCCCGGGTCGTCCTCCTGGCCACCGCGGCCACAACCATCCTTCTGCTCTTCTTCTCCGAAATCAACCCCAAAATCTACGCTGCCTACAACCCCCACAAGCTGGCCTTTCTGTTCGCCCGCCCGGTGCGCGGGGTCATGATTCTGTTCGCTCCGCTGATCAAAGTCTTCACCTTCGTCTCCAGTCTCTTGTTCCGGAAATCGCGCGAGCGCTCGCCCAGCCTTAACCGGACGATCACCGAAGACGAAACCAAGATCTTCCTGACCACCGGCGTCCAGGGCATGAGCGCCTTTCGCAAGAAGATGATCTCCGAGATCCTCGATCTAGCTTCGCGGCCGATCCGGGACATCATGACCCCGCGGCCGCGAATCAAGGCCCTGGACATCAGCGCCCCGCAGGACCAGGTCCTGGAATCCATCCTGAGCGAAGAGTTCTCGCGGTTTCCCGTCTACCGCGGCCGCCTCGACCACATCGAGGGGCTCATCCACACCAAGGACATCATCCCTTACCTCATCCGCCGCGAGCCGATCGATCTTTCCCGCTTCCTGCGCAAGCCCTTCTACATCCCCGAATCGGCTTCGGTCGAGAGCGCCCTCGTCCAGATGCGCGAGAACGCCGTCCACCTGGCCTTCGTCATCGACGAGTTCGGCAACATGGAAGGCCTGGTCACCATGGAAGACCTGATCGAGGAAATCGTAGGCGACATCCAGGACGAGTACGACGTCAAGGAGGAGGAGGGCTGGGCCCCCCAGCCCGACGGCGGCTGGATGATCAAGGGAGCGGCGACGGTCAAGGACCTCAACGAGAGGCTGGATCTCCGCCTCCCCGAAAGCGCCGATTACGCCACCCTGGCCGGGTTCTTCCTGCTCGAATTCGGCCGCATCCCGCGGGAAAAGGACGCCCTGGACTACCGCGGCCGTCGCTTCACCGTGGAGCGGATGGCCAAGCGGCACATCAGCCTGATCCGGGTCGAGCCCCGGCCCGCCGGGGCAGCCGGGAGCCGCCCATGA
- the smpB gene encoding SsrA-binding protein SmpB, whose amino-acid sequence MKVVAVNKKAYFNYEILETIEAGIALLGSEVKSIREGRVVLKDSFADIKGSEIVLFQLHISPYEAANIFNHEPLRVRKLLLHRREIRRLTGKIKEKGLTLIPTKILFNEKGLIKIELGLAKGKKLYEKKDAIKDRDRAREARSALKHGR is encoded by the coding sequence ATGAAGGTCGTCGCCGTCAACAAGAAGGCCTATTTCAATTATGAGATCCTGGAGACCATCGAAGCCGGGATCGCCCTGCTGGGCAGCGAAGTCAAATCGATCCGCGAGGGCCGGGTCGTCCTGAAGGACAGCTTTGCCGACATCAAGGGTTCGGAGATCGTCCTCTTCCAGCTCCATATCAGCCCCTACGAAGCGGCCAACATCTTCAACCACGAGCCGCTCCGGGTCCGCAAGCTCCTGCTCCACCGCCGCGAGATCCGGCGGTTAACCGGGAAGATCAAAGAAAAGGGATTGACCCTCATCCCGACCAAGATCCTGTTCAACGAGAAGGGACTGATTAAGATCGAGCTGGGGCTGGCCAAGGGCAAGAAGCTTTACGAAAAGAAGGACGCCATCAAGGATCGCGACCGAGCCCGCGAAGCCCGGTCCGCCTTAAAACACGGTCGGTGA
- the pdxA gene encoding 4-hydroxythreonine-4-phosphate dehydrogenase PdxA produces MSLPLVGITLGDPGGIGPEIVVKALLRWPELPPARYVLFGTAALLRREERALGVSLAAVPFDPGAGDAGPRFSLLEIPAGPLPEGRGVAAAENGRASFAFFQAAVEAARAGRIQAVVTAPISKLSWSLGGIPYHGHTEFLETIYPNAIMSFWSEKLVVALFSHHLPLKDALRRLEKDALVRFIVTLRQGVEKASPGRHHYLVAGLNPHAGENGLMGREEIETIAPAVEEARAAGADISGPHPPDVVFRMAYGRPRRIVIALYHDQGLIPFKLEAFDTGVNATLGLPFLRTSPDHGTAFDIAGKNLANPQSMAEAVRLAVELSPTVF; encoded by the coding sequence ATGAGCCTGCCGCTGGTCGGCATCACCTTGGGCGATCCCGGGGGCATCGGCCCGGAGATCGTCGTCAAGGCGCTCCTGCGGTGGCCGGAGCTCCCCCCTGCCCGCTACGTCCTTTTCGGGACCGCCGCGCTCTTGCGGCGGGAGGAGCGGGCGCTCGGCGTGAGCCTGGCCGCCGTGCCCTTTGACCCCGGCGCCGGCGATGCGGGGCCGAGATTTTCGCTGCTCGAAATCCCGGCCGGACCGCTGCCCGAGGGGCGGGGCGTGGCCGCGGCCGAGAACGGGCGCGCCTCCTTCGCCTTTTTCCAAGCGGCCGTCGAAGCGGCCCGGGCCGGCCGGATTCAGGCCGTGGTCACGGCACCGATCTCCAAGCTGTCCTGGAGCCTGGGCGGAATCCCCTATCATGGCCACACCGAGTTTCTGGAGACGATCTATCCGAACGCGATCATGTCCTTCTGGTCGGAGAAGCTCGTCGTGGCCCTGTTCTCCCACCACCTGCCTCTCAAGGACGCCCTGCGCCGTTTGGAGAAAGACGCTCTCGTCCGTTTCATCGTCACGCTTCGGCAGGGGGTCGAGAAGGCCAGCCCCGGCCGGCATCATTACCTGGTCGCGGGCCTCAATCCGCACGCCGGCGAGAACGGCCTTATGGGACGGGAAGAGATCGAGACGATCGCCCCCGCCGTAGAGGAAGCCCGGGCCGCCGGGGCGGACATCTCCGGTCCCCACCCCCCCGACGTCGTCTTTAGAATGGCCTACGGCCGGCCCCGGCGGATCGTCATCGCCTTGTACCATGACCAGGGCCTGATCCCGTTCAAGCTGGAAGCCTTCGACACGGGGGTCAACGCCACGCTGGGCCTGCCGTTCCTGCGCACGTCGCCGGACCACGGCACGGCCTTCGATATCGCGGGGAAAAACCTGGCCAATCCCCAGAGCATGGCCGAGGCAGTGCGGTTGGCGGTCGAGCTGTCACCGACCGTGTTTTAA
- a CDS encoding RNA chaperone Hfq: MNRRLIRPNLSEIKEKMKSAEVPSPKPQPSHPVPPAHETRGGHGPGQHPQGGPHLQKKMHPPTDTSAESYYYLKQMSKKTPMAVVFSDGEMIEGYIEWYDRSCIKLNREGAPNLLVYKNSIKYLYKLDEGKEGGEGEPDDRR, translated from the coding sequence ATGAACAGACGCCTGATCCGGCCTAATCTCTCCGAAATAAAGGAAAAGATGAAGAGCGCCGAGGTCCCTTCGCCCAAGCCCCAGCCCTCCCATCCGGTTCCTCCCGCCCATGAAACGCGCGGCGGTCATGGGCCGGGCCAGCATCCCCAGGGCGGTCCTCATCTTCAGAAGAAGATGCACCCGCCCACCGATACGTCGGCCGAAAGCTATTACTACCTCAAGCAGATGAGCAAGAAGACCCCGATGGCGGTAGTCTTCTCCGACGGCGAGATGATCGAGGGCTACATCGAGTGGTATGACCGGTCGTGCATCAAGCTCAACCGCGAGGGCGCCCCTAATCTGCTGGTCTATAAAAACTCGATTAAGTATCTCTATAAGCTCGATGAGGGCAAGGAAGGCGGCGAGGGCGAGCCGGACGATCGGCGATGA
- a CDS encoding SGNH/GDSL hydrolase family protein, which translates to MQIQIGRVSVLLLLPFFVSVCIAPPRGVIILCAGDSITAGGYPHYLQKLLAADGIRARVLNRGRSGNRSGEYLSYLGHNREELLKLKPDFVLLQLGTNDVRTDLDHTSTERFTANMGEILAILGTFRNRDGNPSRILLAAIPPIPEGPAYPFDLDSRRRVTEEINPAVRAMALEARILFVDNHALFLGRSDLLPGVHPSREGYKELAANWYRALKPLIQAR; encoded by the coding sequence GTGCAGATCCAGATCGGCCGGGTTTCCGTCCTCCTCCTCTTGCCATTTTTCGTCTCGGTTTGCATCGCGCCGCCCCGCGGCGTCATCATCCTCTGCGCCGGAGACAGCATCACGGCCGGCGGCTACCCCCATTATCTTCAAAAGCTTCTGGCCGCCGACGGCATCCGGGCCCGGGTTTTAAACCGGGGCCGCAGCGGCAACCGCTCCGGCGAATATCTGAGCTACCTGGGCCACAATCGCGAGGAGCTCCTCAAGCTGAAGCCCGATTTTGTCCTCCTGCAGCTCGGCACAAACGACGTCCGGACGGATCTGGATCACACTTCGACGGAGCGATTCACGGCCAATATGGGCGAGATTTTGGCCATCCTGGGGACGTTTCGCAACCGCGACGGCAACCCCTCGCGCATCCTGCTGGCCGCCATTCCGCCGATCCCCGAAGGCCCAGCCTACCCCTTCGACCTGGATTCGCGGCGACGGGTGACGGAGGAAATCAACCCGGCCGTCCGGGCCATGGCGCTCGAGGCGCGGATCCTCTTCGTCGACAATCACGCCCTTTTTCTCGGCCGCTCGGACCTCCTGCCCGGCGTCCATCCGTCGCGGGAGGGATATAAGGAGCTGGCGGCGAATTGGTACCGCGCTCTCAAGCCCCTGATTCAGGCCCGCTGA
- a CDS encoding TolC family protein, with the protein MIMPKKTRLRRHAAAIWPALILVFAPAFAAQGTQNPPPGLSLAQAVETALARHPDVLMAQQAAKAAAGRRLQAEARPDPSLSLDTLGIPWTLKSGDSTPEYSLGLEQTIEFPGRRAARVEIAKLDEESAGLEIERIRLLIAARVRKAYSRAVLAERTLAATEPLGGLLDRFLEAMTIRFQSGDAAYGDILRARVEKARLQNRLIEARREQAAARGELLLLIGLSPDEPIRLTDDAGYKPFGPTLAQVLEAARAGRPSLRLARLRASRAEAETRLAALAGKPDFSAGLFVPSKSVRGWGVSFGLSLPLSRRRTEGIRAEASAARETSLIGSAALDRRLTVLIGTAYADMRSAEEQVKVFEQKLLSEIEAEIGNGLEQYRLGRIESYALLDLYRALSEARLEHLHSLYLYAASLADLEAAGEDY; encoded by the coding sequence ATGATCATGCCGAAAAAAACCCGGCTCCGCCGCCATGCCGCGGCCATCTGGCCGGCCCTTATCCTCGTCTTTGCCCCGGCTTTCGCCGCCCAGGGGACTCAAAACCCGCCGCCCGGCCTTTCCCTGGCCCAAGCCGTCGAGACGGCCCTGGCCCGCCACCCGGACGTGCTGATGGCCCAGCAGGCGGCCAAAGCCGCCGCCGGCCGACGGCTTCAGGCCGAGGCCCGGCCGGATCCTTCCCTTTCGCTGGATACGCTCGGGATTCCCTGGACGCTTAAATCGGGCGACAGCACACCCGAGTATTCCCTCGGCTTGGAGCAAACCATTGAGTTCCCCGGCCGCCGCGCCGCCCGGGTCGAAATAGCCAAGCTGGACGAGGAGTCGGCAGGCTTGGAGATCGAGCGCATCCGACTGCTCATCGCCGCCCGGGTCCGGAAAGCCTACAGCCGGGCGGTCTTGGCGGAGCGGACGCTGGCGGCCACCGAGCCCCTCGGCGGGCTCCTCGATCGGTTCCTGGAAGCCATGACCATAAGATTCCAGAGCGGCGACGCGGCCTACGGCGACATCTTGCGGGCCAGGGTCGAGAAGGCCCGGCTCCAGAATCGTCTGATCGAGGCCCGGCGTGAACAGGCCGCGGCCCGCGGCGAGCTGCTCCTTCTTATAGGGCTGTCTCCGGACGAGCCGATCCGGTTGACCGACGACGCGGGCTACAAGCCGTTCGGACCGACTCTGGCCCAAGTCCTCGAGGCAGCCCGGGCCGGCCGGCCGTCGCTGCGCCTGGCGCGCTTGCGGGCGAGCCGGGCGGAGGCGGAAACGCGCCTGGCCGCTTTGGCCGGGAAGCCCGACTTCTCGGCCGGGCTGTTCGTGCCCAGCAAAAGCGTGCGCGGCTGGGGCGTTTCCTTCGGGCTGAGCCTGCCGCTGTCCCGCCGCCGGACCGAAGGCATCCGGGCGGAAGCCTCAGCCGCCCGCGAGACAAGCCTGATCGGTTCTGCCGCCCTGGACCGCCGCCTGACCGTCCTTATCGGCACCGCCTACGCCGACATGCGTTCGGCCGAGGAGCAGGTTAAAGTTTTCGAGCAGAAGCTCCTGAGCGAAATCGAGGCCGAGATCGGCAACGGCCTGGAGCAGTATCGGCTCGGCCGGATCGAGTCCTACGCCCTGCTCGACCTCTACCGGGCGCTTTCCGAGGCCCGGCTCGAGCACCTGCATTCCCTCTATCTATACGCCGCCTCGCTGGCCGATCTGGAAGCCGCGGGCGAAGATTATTGA
- a CDS encoding efflux RND transporter periplasmic adaptor subunit produces the protein MTKSKCLIALMIILTAGLAAACRNAETDGTAAAAPEGETRAPAGTVTLSAQAAADGGIVVVEAKMTALAERIAAPGELEFNARRLAEVSTRADGRIERALVVAGDRVAAGQVLAEIYSREYLASQAEVLQAAARVSRLGGDPEEAAAKAFLEAARRKLIPLGLEEKDVDALITTGTVRPFLAVRAPFAGTVIEAASLAGAHVQAGAPLFKLADLAGLWACVHIFEKDLAAAKAGTDAVLRTQAYPGREFRGRLVLVGAVMDDKTRTIEGRIEVPNGDGSLRVGMYVEAAIASGAERTALLVPLAALQEFQSRPVVFVKTGPTSYALRAVEVGARTAAVAEITKGLAAGELVVSAGSFLIKSELLKSSLGE, from the coding sequence ATGACCAAATCGAAATGCCTGATAGCCTTGATGATCATCCTGACAGCCGGCCTGGCGGCCGCTTGCCGGAACGCGGAGACGGACGGAACGGCCGCGGCTGCGCCCGAAGGCGAGACCCGCGCTCCGGCCGGAACGGTGACGCTGTCGGCCCAGGCCGCGGCCGACGGCGGGATCGTCGTGGTCGAAGCCAAAATGACCGCCCTGGCCGAGCGGATCGCCGCCCCGGGCGAGCTCGAATTCAACGCTCGGCGCCTGGCCGAGGTCTCGACCCGCGCCGACGGCCGGATCGAGCGGGCGCTCGTCGTGGCCGGCGACCGGGTCGCGGCCGGACAGGTTCTGGCCGAGATCTACAGCCGGGAATACCTGGCGTCCCAAGCCGAAGTCCTACAGGCGGCCGCCCGGGTCTCGCGCCTCGGAGGCGATCCCGAGGAGGCGGCGGCCAAGGCGTTCCTTGAAGCGGCCCGCCGCAAGCTCATTCCCCTCGGGCTGGAAGAGAAAGACGTCGACGCCCTGATCACGACGGGGACAGTTCGTCCGTTTCTCGCCGTCCGGGCGCCTTTCGCCGGGACGGTCATCGAAGCCGCGAGCCTGGCCGGCGCCCATGTCCAAGCCGGCGCTCCCTTATTTAAGTTGGCCGATCTGGCCGGCCTGTGGGCCTGCGTGCACATCTTCGAGAAGGACTTGGCCGCGGCCAAAGCCGGGACGGACGCGGTCCTTCGCACCCAAGCCTACCCGGGGCGGGAGTTCCGGGGCCGTCTGGTTCTCGTCGGAGCCGTCATGGACGATAAAACCCGGACCATCGAGGGCCGGATCGAGGTCCCCAACGGGGACGGGAGCCTGCGGGTCGGGATGTATGTCGAGGCCGCAATCGCCTCGGGCGCCGAACGGACGGCCCTGCTCGTGCCCCTGGCGGCACTGCAGGAATTCCAATCGCGGCCCGTCGTCTTCGTCAAGACCGGACCGACCTCCTACGCCCTGCGGGCGGTCGAAGTCGGAGCCCGGACGGCGGCTGTGGCCGAAATCACCAAGGGGCTCGCGGCCGGCGAGCTGGTCGTCTCGGCCGGGAGCTTCCTGATCAAGTCCGAGCTCCTGAAGTCCAGCCTGGGGGAATGA
- a CDS encoding CusA/CzcA family heavy metal efflux RND transporter, with protein MGVIDRLIDRSLRNRLLVLVGVGLLVGFGVWSFLKIPIDAFPDVTNIQVEVLSTVPGMAPLEVEKFVTYPVEITLRGLPRLAQLRSVSKFGLSVITVVFEDGVDIYFARQLVLERLIEARERVPAGIEIAMGPVSTAMGEIYQYTLEGPVPEDEAGRIERLTELRTAQDWILAPLLKSIPGVSEINSFGGYIRQYEVTADPAKLIKFGLTLTDLAEALRRNNLNVGGNILQGPSQQALVRGIGLLQSAADMERIVLKSEAGTPVWLRDVATAQAGQAVRQGAAVKDGRGEAVGGVVMMLRGANGREVVEAVEARVAEINAGTVLPPGLKIVPFYKRSDIVKASIHTVSEALVIGSLFVVLVLYLFLRSFRGAFIVILALPLSMLFTFITMRLAGLSANLMSLGGLAISIGMIIDATIIQVENVQRHLSETGARAAKLATVYRAVLEVRKPSIFGELIIALTFIPIIALQGIEGKMFLPLAFTHVIALFASLILSLLVIPAFCHLFLKAQGEKRIILVDAAKKVYRPLLVWGLDHKAWLFGLSILLLAGTAAIIPRLGTEFMPIMDEGALDMDVQFLPGMSLDQSVAMNRKVEEKLKAFPEIETVVGKTGQTGIALEARGVEKTGYVGILKPRREWTSARSREELTEKLRQAVGTIPGMAFSFSQPIACRIDELVAGTRAQLIIKLFGEDLDILKAKADEIAGLLGRIRGTADLVVESIAGQPYLSIVPDREKIARYGLSVEDLQTLVETAVGGKTVTRMYEGERAVDVQLRYPERNRNSAAAIGALPLRAANGEIVPLGQVAEIREAEGPSQISRESGERRIGIECNIAGRDLGGFVAEARRLIGRGVSLPAGYHLTWGGQFENQQRAMRRLAVILPATIGLILLLLFLTFDSLRLAMLVLFNLPFALIGGVLSLAISGLYLSVPASVGFIALFGIAVLNGIVLLSYVSQLREEGLAPREAILRGCLNRLRPVLMTATITIFSLVPLLFAKGPGSEVQRPLAVVVVGGLVTSTLMTLLVLPALYAKWGAGRKRGPKEEASAKA; from the coding sequence ATGGGGGTCATCGACAGGCTGATCGATCGTTCGCTCCGCAACCGTTTGCTCGTCCTCGTCGGCGTCGGCCTGCTGGTCGGGTTCGGCGTCTGGTCGTTTCTCAAAATCCCCATCGACGCCTTTCCAGACGTCACCAACATCCAGGTCGAGGTCCTGTCGACGGTCCCCGGGATGGCCCCGCTGGAGGTCGAAAAATTCGTCACCTACCCGGTCGAGATCACCCTTCGCGGGCTGCCCCGGCTGGCCCAGCTCCGCTCGGTCTCCAAGTTCGGACTGTCCGTCATCACGGTCGTGTTCGAAGACGGGGTCGACATCTACTTCGCCCGCCAGCTTGTGCTGGAGCGGCTGATCGAGGCCCGGGAGCGGGTCCCGGCCGGGATCGAGATCGCCATGGGCCCCGTCTCGACGGCCATGGGCGAGATCTACCAGTACACTCTGGAAGGCCCCGTGCCGGAGGACGAAGCCGGCCGGATCGAGCGGTTGACCGAGCTGCGGACGGCCCAGGACTGGATTCTGGCACCGCTGCTCAAATCGATCCCCGGAGTCAGCGAGATCAACTCCTTCGGCGGCTACATCCGCCAGTACGAGGTGACCGCCGACCCGGCCAAGCTGATAAAGTTCGGCCTGACCCTGACCGACCTGGCCGAAGCCCTGCGCCGCAACAACCTAAACGTGGGCGGGAACATCCTGCAGGGGCCTTCCCAGCAGGCCTTAGTCCGCGGCATCGGCTTGCTCCAATCGGCGGCCGACATGGAGCGGATCGTCCTCAAGTCCGAGGCCGGAACCCCCGTTTGGCTTCGCGACGTGGCCACGGCCCAGGCCGGCCAAGCGGTGCGGCAGGGGGCGGCCGTGAAGGACGGCCGGGGCGAGGCGGTCGGCGGAGTGGTCATGATGCTTCGCGGCGCCAACGGGCGCGAAGTCGTCGAGGCCGTCGAAGCCCGGGTGGCCGAGATCAACGCCGGCACCGTCCTGCCGCCCGGCCTCAAGATCGTTCCCTTCTACAAGCGCTCGGACATCGTCAAGGCCAGCATCCATACGGTCAGCGAGGCGCTGGTCATCGGATCGCTGTTCGTCGTCCTGGTCCTGTACCTCTTTCTGCGCAGCTTCCGGGGCGCCTTTATCGTCATCCTGGCCCTGCCGCTGTCGATGCTCTTTACCTTTATCACCATGCGGCTGGCCGGGCTCTCGGCCAACCTGATGTCGCTCGGAGGCCTGGCCATATCCATCGGCATGATCATCGACGCGACCATCATCCAGGTGGAGAATGTCCAGCGGCATTTGTCGGAAACCGGGGCCCGGGCGGCCAAGCTGGCCACCGTCTACCGGGCCGTCCTGGAGGTCCGCAAGCCGAGCATCTTCGGCGAGCTGATCATCGCCCTGACCTTCATCCCGATCATCGCCCTGCAGGGCATCGAGGGCAAGATGTTCCTGCCGCTGGCCTTTACCCACGTCATCGCCCTGTTCGCCTCGCTGATCCTTTCGCTGCTCGTCATCCCCGCCTTCTGCCACCTTTTCCTCAAGGCCCAGGGCGAGAAGCGGATCATCCTGGTCGACGCGGCCAAGAAAGTCTATCGGCCCCTCCTCGTCTGGGGGCTGGACCATAAGGCCTGGCTGTTCGGCCTGTCGATTCTTCTCCTGGCCGGGACGGCGGCCATCATCCCGCGGCTGGGCACCGAGTTCATGCCGATCATGGACGAGGGCGCCCTGGACATGGACGTCCAATTCCTGCCGGGCATGTCCCTGGATCAGTCGGTGGCCATGAATCGCAAAGTGGAAGAGAAGCTCAAGGCGTTCCCGGAGATCGAGACCGTCGTCGGCAAGACCGGTCAGACCGGGATCGCCCTGGAGGCACGCGGGGTCGAGAAGACCGGCTATGTCGGCATCCTCAAGCCGCGCCGGGAATGGACCTCCGCTCGCAGCCGCGAGGAGCTGACCGAGAAGCTGCGCCAGGCCGTGGGGACCATCCCCGGGATGGCCTTCTCCTTCAGCCAGCCGATCGCCTGCCGCATCGACGAACTGGTCGCCGGCACCCGGGCCCAGCTGATCATCAAGCTGTTCGGCGAAGACCTCGATATTCTGAAGGCCAAGGCCGACGAGATCGCCGGCCTTCTGGGCCGCATCCGGGGGACGGCCGACCTGGTCGTGGAAAGCATCGCCGGCCAGCCCTATCTTTCGATCGTGCCCGACCGCGAGAAGATCGCCCGTTATGGGCTCTCGGTCGAGGACCTCCAGACGCTGGTCGAGACCGCGGTCGGAGGCAAGACGGTGACCCGGATGTACGAAGGCGAGCGGGCCGTCGACGTCCAGCTTCGGTATCCGGAACGGAACCGCAATTCGGCCGCCGCCATCGGGGCGCTGCCGCTTCGCGCCGCCAACGGGGAGATCGTTCCACTGGGCCAAGTGGCGGAGATCCGCGAGGCCGAAGGGCCCTCCCAGATCAGCCGCGAATCCGGCGAGCGCCGCATCGGCATCGAATGCAACATCGCGGGCCGGGATCTGGGCGGCTTCGTGGCCGAGGCCCGGCGCCTGATCGGCCGCGGCGTCTCGCTTCCGGCCGGATACCATCTGACCTGGGGCGGCCAGTTCGAGAACCAGCAGCGGGCCATGCGGCGGCTGGCGGTCATCCTCCCGGCCACCATCGGGCTCATCCTGCTCCTGCTCTTCCTGACCTTCGACTCCCTGCGCCTGGCCATGCTCGTCCTGTTCAACCTGCCCTTCGCCCTGATCGGCGGCGTCCTGTCCCTCGCCATCTCGGGACTTTACCTCTCGGTCCCCGCCTCGGTCGGCTTCATCGCCCTCTTCGGCATCGCCGTCCTCAACGGCATCGTCCTCCTGTCTTATGTCAGCCAGCTGCGCGAGGAGGGACTGGCGCCCCGCGAGGCGATCCTGCGCGGATGCCTCAATCGCCTGCGGCCCGTCCTGATGACGGCGACCATCACGATCTTCAGCCTCGTCCCGCTGCTCTTCGCCAAGGGTCCCGGCTCGGAGGTCCAACGGCCTTTGGCCGTGGTTGTGGTCGGCGGGCTGGTCACCTCGACCCTGATGACGCTTCTCGTCCTGCCGGCTCTTTACGCCAAGTGGGGGGCCGGCCGCAAGCGCGGACCCAAGGAGGAAGCTTCCGCCAAAGCCTGA
- a CDS encoding cation diffusion facilitator family transporter — protein MQIALALTVLFMGLELAGGLFSRSLALLADAGHMASDAGALALSLFAFWLSTKPRSLRRTFGWFRFEIFAALLNGLTLWLASGLIAWEALRRFRSPLEIRTGPMLLVATAGLAVNLICAWILHTGREESLNAKGAFLHVVGDAVGSVGVITAGVIIRFTGWRIVDPLVSLLLCGLIGWSAWRLIRQAFHILMEGTPDHLNLEEIRSGLAALPGVRDVHDLHIWTITSGFTALTVHLVIDEEAKSQALLTAGRGYLAERLGIQHSTIQIETPPGRSCSTDSCD, from the coding sequence TTGCAAATCGCTCTGGCTCTGACCGTTCTTTTTATGGGCCTCGAGCTGGCCGGCGGCCTATTCAGCCGGAGCTTGGCGCTTCTGGCGGACGCGGGACATATGGCCTCGGACGCCGGGGCCCTGGCGCTCAGCCTGTTCGCCTTCTGGCTTTCGACCAAGCCGCGCTCTCTCAGACGGACCTTCGGCTGGTTCCGCTTTGAGATCTTCGCCGCCCTCCTCAACGGCTTGACCCTGTGGCTGGCTTCGGGCCTTATCGCCTGGGAGGCCTTGCGCCGTTTTCGTTCCCCGCTCGAGATCAGGACCGGTCCCATGCTCCTGGTCGCAACGGCGGGGCTGGCCGTCAATCTCATCTGCGCCTGGATCCTCCACACCGGTCGGGAGGAAAGCCTGAATGCCAAGGGGGCCTTCCTCCACGTGGTCGGAGATGCCGTGGGGAGCGTCGGGGTGATCACCGCCGGCGTCATCATCCGATTCACCGGGTGGAGGATCGTCGATCCCTTGGTCAGCCTTCTCCTCTGCGGGCTGATCGGCTGGAGCGCCTGGAGACTCATCCGTCAAGCGTTTCACATCCTGATGGAAGGTACGCCCGATCATCTCAATCTCGAGGAGATCCGGTCGGGTTTGGCCGCGCTCCCCGGGGTTCGCGACGTCCATGATCTGCATATCTGGACCATCACCTCCGGGTTCACGGCGCTGACCGTCCACTTGGTCATCGACGAGGAAGCGAAATCGCAGGCCCTTCTCACCGCCGGCCGCGGTTATTTGGCCGAGCGGCTGGGGATCCAGCATTCGACCATCCAGATCGAGACGCCGCCGGGCCGATCGTGCTCAACCGATTCCTGCGATTGA